The Haloferax sp. Atlit-12N genome window below encodes:
- a CDS encoding type II toxin-antitoxin system PemK/MazF family toxin, whose product MSEETDVQRGDVVIVRLDPAEGHEMKKTRPAVVIQNDVGNANSSTTIVAPATGTYRGYPFEVLVEADNSPFEKDSSVRLDQIRVVSIEKRIHSVVGNLATGTMEQVDDALKLSLGLN is encoded by the coding sequence ATGAGCGAGGAGACGGACGTTCAACGCGGTGACGTCGTCATCGTCCGATTGGATCCTGCTGAAGGCCACGAGATGAAGAAGACCCGGCCGGCAGTTGTCATCCAGAACGATGTCGGGAACGCAAATTCGAGTACGACTATTGTCGCACCTGCGACAGGCACGTACCGTGGCTACCCGTTCGAAGTACTGGTCGAAGCGGACAACTCACCATTCGAGAAGGATTCGTCAGTCCGGCTTGACCAGATTCGTGTCGTCTCTATCGAAAAGCGGATTCACTCGGTCGTCGGGAACCTGGCTACTGGAACGATGGAACAAGTTGACGATGCACTCAAACTGAGCCTCGGACTCAATTGA
- a CDS encoding ATP-binding protein, with product MERFVDRESELSRLRACYASDSPEMIVIFGRRRLGKTQLVQHSLTQRDDAVVYQATQTTPQVQLDEFVDAASDSFPGIEHIKQNWESLLGYLVEQGGIVVLDEFPYLIDADKSIPSVIQRLWDQRLQNTSGTLILVGSSISMMEEATLLGNSPLYGRFTEKIDLRQLGFAAAQEFFPESYTPEDRIFAWGVFGGVPYYLDGIDLEHDLGTVISDSLLSQQGYLHNEPEYVLRTELTEPNRYFAILKAIAAGNTTSNEIAQMVGIDGKQISTYTQKLERLRLIEREVPLTEEKARSRRGRYRILDPLFRFWFRFVYGNEDRYERLGDEAYEAVIEPELPDFVSSQFEVLCQDALPGLYPDKTFLDIGRWWYKEHEVDIVGFTTEGTMVVGECKFTNAPLDYSALASLEEHTEEIRWTPDSGGEVDKEYALFTRSGATQTVRKAVAKRDDVRLFGLTDITNNV from the coding sequence ATGGAACGGTTTGTGGATCGGGAAAGCGAACTATCTCGGCTGCGAGCGTGCTACGCGTCCGACAGCCCAGAGATGATTGTCATCTTTGGACGGCGTCGGCTCGGAAAGACGCAGCTCGTTCAACACTCACTCACGCAGCGAGATGATGCCGTCGTATACCAAGCGACGCAGACGACACCACAGGTGCAACTTGACGAATTCGTTGACGCCGCCTCAGATTCCTTCCCTGGCATTGAGCATATCAAACAGAATTGGGAGTCACTACTCGGATATCTTGTCGAACAAGGCGGAATTGTCGTACTCGACGAATTTCCATATCTCATCGACGCCGACAAGAGCATCCCTTCGGTGATTCAGCGATTGTGGGACCAACGCCTCCAGAACACGAGTGGAACACTCATCCTCGTTGGATCATCGATTAGCATGATGGAGGAAGCAACCCTGTTAGGAAACAGCCCGCTTTACGGGCGATTCACCGAGAAAATCGATCTCCGACAACTCGGATTTGCTGCTGCCCAGGAGTTCTTCCCAGAAAGCTACACGCCTGAAGACCGGATTTTTGCATGGGGTGTCTTCGGTGGTGTTCCATACTATCTCGATGGCATCGACCTTGAGCACGACCTTGGAACTGTGATTTCTGACTCCCTCCTCTCACAGCAGGGATATCTCCACAACGAACCGGAGTACGTCCTCCGAACTGAGTTAACTGAGCCGAATCGATACTTTGCGATTCTCAAGGCCATCGCTGCAGGGAATACCACGTCAAATGAGATTGCACAGATGGTTGGAATCGACGGAAAGCAGATTTCGACCTACACCCAGAAACTAGAACGCCTTCGGCTCATCGAACGCGAAGTTCCACTCACAGAAGAGAAAGCTCGCTCCCGCCGTGGCCGCTACCGGATTCTCGACCCACTGTTTCGGTTCTGGTTCCGATTTGTCTACGGGAACGAAGACCGATACGAGCGATTGGGCGACGAAGCGTATGAGGCAGTCATCGAGCCCGAACTCCCTGACTTCGTGAGTTCACAGTTTGAAGTCCTCTGCCAGGATGCGCTTCCTGGACTGTATCCGGATAAAACGTTCTTAGATATCGGCCGGTGGTGGTACAAAGAACACGAAGTCGACATCGTCGGTTTCACTACGGAGGGTACGATGGTCGTCGGCGAGTGTAAATTCACGAATGCCCCGCTCGACTACAGTGCGCTTGCGTCACTCGAAGAACACACAGAAGAAATCAGATGGACCCCTGACAGTGGCGGAGAAGTCGACAAAGAGTATGCACTGTTTACTCGGAGCGGGGCGACCCAAACTGTCCGAAAAGCGGTTGCAAAGCGAGATGACGTGCGGCTGTTTGGGTTAACTGACATAACAAACAACGTGTAG
- a CDS encoding choice-of-anchor I family protein: MERTHQTSEIGRRAVLGLTGGTVLGLLAGTAVAGNDTAAAGSEAAGGFSGVENVALEQIGRYESGLFDEGGAEIIAYHAPTQRLFVINAELGGVDVLDVSDPTAPEKVGAIDAASELDDVSSANSVATSADVVAVALEAEVAQDPGQVGFYDPETLDRLGTAPVGPLPDKVTFTPDGTRVLVANEGEPTDNYAYDPRGSVSIVDVSDGAAAPTVSTADFTAFDGKEDQLRKRGIRIFGPHASASQDFEPEYVAVSDDSKTAWVSLQENNAIAEVDIDTATITDLMPLGFKDYSLAGNELDASNEDGGVNIRNWPINGILQPDAIGAYSPDGQTYLVTANEGDSRDYGSFSEEAEVADLRLDPEAFDFDQIEGIDSVEELQRPENLGAKGVTTTLGDVDGDGRYEELYVFGGRSFSIFTTNGTRVFDSGSDFEDITAERFGDQFNNDNNEHDPDGRSDNKGPEPEGLTIGQVGDRYYAFIGLERIGGVMVYDITDPECATFVEYVNNRDFSVDIEAAIEDGDAPAGAAGDLGPEGLDFATAEESPVDDPLVFVGHEISGTTAIFRVTSDTSADAAVGSCSADSPGNGRKNGHGKGRGNGRGS; this comes from the coding sequence GTGGAACGAACACACCAGACGAGCGAAATCGGGCGTCGAGCTGTGCTCGGACTCACCGGCGGAACCGTTCTTGGACTCCTCGCAGGGACGGCTGTCGCGGGTAACGACACGGCGGCGGCTGGCTCCGAGGCTGCGGGTGGGTTTTCGGGCGTCGAGAACGTCGCGTTAGAACAGATCGGCCGGTACGAGTCGGGGCTGTTCGACGAGGGTGGGGCCGAAATCATCGCCTACCACGCCCCCACCCAGCGGCTGTTCGTGATCAACGCCGAGCTTGGCGGCGTCGACGTGCTGGACGTGTCGGACCCGACCGCGCCCGAGAAAGTCGGTGCGATCGACGCCGCGAGCGAGCTCGACGACGTGAGCTCCGCGAACAGCGTCGCGACGTCCGCCGACGTCGTCGCCGTCGCGCTCGAAGCCGAGGTCGCACAGGACCCCGGGCAGGTCGGCTTCTACGACCCCGAGACGCTCGACCGCCTGGGGACGGCTCCGGTCGGTCCGCTGCCGGACAAAGTCACCTTCACCCCCGACGGAACGCGGGTGCTCGTCGCGAACGAGGGCGAGCCGACGGACAACTACGCGTACGACCCCCGTGGCTCGGTCAGCATCGTCGACGTGTCCGACGGCGCGGCTGCGCCGACGGTCAGCACTGCCGACTTCACCGCCTTCGACGGCAAGGAAGACCAGCTCCGAAAGCGAGGCATCCGCATCTTCGGGCCGCACGCGAGCGCGTCGCAGGACTTCGAGCCGGAGTACGTGGCCGTGAGCGACGACTCGAAGACGGCGTGGGTCTCGCTGCAGGAGAACAACGCGATCGCGGAGGTCGACATCGACACGGCGACCATCACGGACCTCATGCCGCTGGGCTTCAAAGACTACAGTCTAGCGGGGAACGAACTCGACGCGAGCAACGAGGACGGCGGGGTCAACATCCGGAACTGGCCGATCAACGGCATCCTCCAGCCCGACGCGATCGGCGCGTACAGCCCCGATGGCCAGACCTATCTCGTGACGGCCAACGAGGGCGATAGCCGGGATTACGGCTCGTTCAGCGAGGAAGCGGAAGTCGCGGACCTTCGACTCGACCCCGAGGCGTTCGACTTCGACCAGATCGAGGGGATCGACAGCGTCGAGGAACTCCAGCGGCCCGAGAACCTCGGCGCAAAAGGCGTGACGACGACGCTCGGTGACGTCGACGGCGACGGGCGCTACGAAGAACTCTACGTCTTCGGCGGGCGGTCGTTCAGCATCTTCACGACGAACGGCACGCGAGTGTTCGACAGCGGGAGCGACTTCGAAGACATCACCGCCGAGCGATTCGGCGACCAGTTCAACAACGACAACAACGAACACGACCCTGACGGCCGCAGCGACAACAAAGGTCCCGAGCCCGAGGGGCTGACAATCGGGCAGGTCGGCGACCGGTACTACGCGTTCATCGGCCTCGAACGCATCGGCGGCGTCATGGTGTACGACATCACCGACCCCGAGTGTGCCACGTTCGTCGAGTACGTCAACAACCGGGACTTCTCGGTCGACATCGAGGCGGCCATCGAAGACGGTGACGCGCCCGCCGGCGCTGCTGGCGACCTCGGTCCGGAGGGACTGGACTTCGCGACCGCCGAAGAGAGCCCGGTTGACGACCCGCTCGTCTTCGTCGGCCACGAAATCAGCGGGACGACGGCGATATTTCGCGTGACGAGCGACACGAGCGCGGACGCCGCGGTCGGGTCGTGCAGCGCCGACTCACCGGGGAACGGGCGTAAGAACGGACATGGAAAGGGCCGTGGCAACGGCCGCGGCTCGTGA
- a CDS encoding nucleotidyltransferase domain-containing protein: protein MSEETKQGINICLPVTPGDDAKIFRLHAADDLLRLLVDAHQSEFTIKELSEMTDRSRSTVWRAVEFLDELDIVQVRETTQRKYVSIDPARLQKDDPILGIEQTEYHAPVRTFVERVETVVENSDQVDQLLGVLVFGSVARGEADRKSDIDVFVLVDGDRTTARRVVSNVASELGEERFDGDRYTFEPFVESEGSSIRAGQKLREIFREGITVYGGDEFQRLRTTVMSRE, encoded by the coding sequence GTGTCCGAAGAAACAAAACAAGGTATAAACATCTGCCTTCCCGTCACCCCCGGTGATGACGCGAAGATATTCAGGCTCCACGCGGCCGACGACCTGCTTCGACTGCTCGTCGACGCCCACCAGTCAGAGTTCACGATAAAGGAGCTGTCCGAGATGACCGACCGGAGTCGGTCAACAGTCTGGCGGGCAGTCGAGTTCCTCGACGAACTCGACATCGTTCAGGTGCGAGAGACGACACAGCGAAAGTACGTCTCTATCGACCCCGCGCGACTCCAGAAAGACGACCCGATACTCGGCATCGAACAGACCGAGTACCACGCTCCGGTTCGTACGTTCGTAGAGCGCGTCGAGACAGTGGTCGAGAACTCGGACCAAGTCGACCAACTGCTCGGCGTTCTCGTGTTTGGGAGCGTCGCTCGCGGTGAGGCCGACCGGAAGAGCGACATCGACGTGTTTGTCCTCGTTGACGGCGACCGAACGACTGCTCGTCGTGTCGTCTCGAACGTGGCTAGTGAACTCGGCGAAGAGCGATTTGACGGCGACCGGTACACGTTCGAACCGTTCGTCGAGAGTGAGGGGAGTTCGATCCGAGCGGGCCAAAAGCTTCGAGAGATATTCCGAGAGGGAATCACCGTCTACGGTGGCGACGAGTTCCAACGACTTCGGACGACGGTGATGAGTCGTGAGTAG
- a CDS encoding heparinase II/III family protein, with amino-acid sequence MNDTNRDPTASQDDSTPEASDNGENQGLGLDLSRRGFLKTSSVGVLGTLLSSDGVSATGSPRKTRATFYTDRKRHAARENIASYEWAQARRNGIVSAANKLLNQFSLDEFWEYVGSQNIPRTAWLAEGTAGYYPWSSEWDPRDPAAGARYAAKPDTQWHITNGEYTLPTNDFEAYRRSGLDETGAFDPSLADRSLLVNETHPEMGETWGVDDGLGWVDENGDLGEPGVRWTPVGWAHHWNVIYGMRSMLEHLSKAYLYTEAQRYARAAAVLLDRLADVYPDMSLQETVYFDDGGYTAVNGLPNPTHGGTGQGKQIGSIWESSWVKAVMKAYDAVFPALDVDSELTRTLDRKATEYPALSAKDTPNAVRANIEEGFIKQMLPGVKQAQIRGNFGNHQQTLALSAVIQDDRDGYTDEALDFLFKAGTLEKETDGTAFGRWYITGGELLSKLLTDFDRDGFPNEASVHYNSLVTRSFGGAAEVLNGYGGYSGADLYRNPFVNQAFENQSQLTFLNRYVPRVGDTAGTGSPGFDDMVIPDLLIRAYTKYRDEDLVKWLYQRNGNTKAGLRGDIFDERPEEIGEALDAALNATGPLNHESTQLAGYGFTALRAGDANEGTGRGVWTYYGRNAFGPDEGYGTSHCHRDTLNLGLFGHGLNLSPDLGYPEETGDWPKRWNWTANTISHNTVVVNERQQDRQWVATPKRFDHTDRVQLLDVDAANVYEETERYRRTTAQITIDEETSYAVDFFAVAGGSDHHFSFHGPPTPTDRVTYDLLDGVSEFIAREGAGAVEPSHDVTYDGDDRSIRIFDPSDESHDCRGLSVAADADVEARVYVNSELTGTEDYLQHVQAIYLGQDDNRRHVCAGIGNHGPGNSPRLGIFSPDTNTWEAFTSIDGWDQQTWYELTVSTQGTTVDISLESAADGTTHAQGTYELANETDERVGIFGGFGTRQTGSLYFDGFSVNGTAVDFLRTDFDEKSGVSTDCLYLTPQDQGTYAGRDVPKPGEGERTDYNETVGNGFNYLYDVKRDTDPSGFFSVEWNALDYWDVRPREADSVRLRLTMLTACDDVAIATGDPPQRWNNPKSLNYLLAHRHPEDGQSVFRSVIESYEDERAVAAVTGAPVESRDPTARAVQVELNNGRTDYILCATARPDDEPTEHTVDGVFTCDGAVAVYSTDSDGNHEHAYLLDGSTLTADGDQLLDQQPRIEGVVDDFTRSLSLDNELHVSVTNGPLDPGLIEKAVGSWVYADAVDGRNGAYEIVGVENVTSTSATLKLGEQTTVKQFTDPSNPDAGYDYILEEHGRFVIPLRTTWSG; translated from the coding sequence ATGAATGACACTAACCGTGATCCAACCGCGAGCCAAGACGACTCGACACCAGAGGCGTCTGACAACGGTGAGAACCAGGGTCTGGGGTTGGACCTGAGCCGTCGCGGGTTTCTGAAAACGTCGAGTGTCGGCGTACTCGGGACGCTGTTATCGAGCGATGGAGTCTCCGCGACGGGGTCACCGCGGAAAACGCGGGCGACGTTCTACACCGACCGGAAGCGTCACGCGGCCCGCGAAAACATCGCCTCGTACGAGTGGGCACAGGCGAGACGCAACGGCATCGTCTCGGCCGCGAACAAACTGCTCAATCAGTTCTCACTCGACGAGTTCTGGGAGTACGTCGGCTCACAGAACATTCCTCGGACGGCGTGGCTCGCCGAGGGGACGGCCGGGTATTATCCGTGGTCGAGCGAATGGGATCCGAGAGACCCCGCGGCCGGGGCCAGGTATGCGGCGAAGCCAGATACACAGTGGCACATCACGAACGGAGAGTACACCCTGCCAACGAACGATTTCGAGGCGTACCGTCGGAGCGGTCTCGACGAGACGGGCGCGTTCGACCCGTCGCTTGCGGACCGGTCGCTCCTCGTCAACGAAACGCATCCCGAGATGGGAGAGACGTGGGGCGTCGATGACGGCCTCGGGTGGGTTGACGAGAACGGTGACCTCGGTGAACCGGGCGTTCGGTGGACACCGGTCGGGTGGGCGCATCACTGGAACGTCATCTACGGCATGCGTTCGATGCTGGAACACCTCTCCAAAGCCTACCTCTACACCGAAGCACAGCGGTATGCGCGCGCTGCGGCAGTACTGCTCGACCGACTGGCCGACGTGTATCCCGACATGAGCCTCCAAGAGACGGTGTATTTCGACGACGGGGGATACACAGCAGTGAACGGACTGCCGAACCCGACCCACGGCGGGACGGGCCAGGGGAAACAGATCGGCTCAATCTGGGAATCCAGCTGGGTCAAAGCGGTGATGAAGGCCTACGACGCCGTCTTCCCCGCACTCGACGTCGATTCCGAGCTCACGAGGACGCTCGACCGGAAGGCGACCGAGTATCCCGCGTTGTCAGCGAAGGACACTCCGAACGCCGTCCGGGCGAACATCGAAGAGGGATTCATCAAGCAGATGCTTCCCGGGGTCAAGCAGGCACAGATTCGTGGTAACTTCGGAAATCACCAGCAGACGTTGGCGCTCTCGGCCGTCATTCAAGACGACCGAGACGGGTATACCGACGAAGCGCTCGATTTCCTTTTCAAAGCTGGCACACTCGAAAAAGAAACCGACGGAACGGCATTTGGCCGCTGGTACATCACCGGTGGCGAGTTGCTTTCGAAGTTGCTCACCGACTTCGACCGCGACGGCTTTCCGAACGAAGCGAGCGTCCACTACAACAGTCTCGTAACCCGCTCATTCGGAGGTGCCGCTGAGGTTCTCAACGGGTACGGTGGCTACTCTGGCGCAGATCTATACCGCAACCCGTTCGTCAACCAAGCGTTCGAGAATCAGTCCCAACTGACGTTCCTCAACCGATACGTTCCCCGAGTTGGAGACACTGCCGGGACGGGCAGCCCCGGGTTCGACGACATGGTTATCCCGGACCTGCTGATCCGAGCGTACACGAAGTACAGAGACGAAGACCTCGTTAAGTGGCTCTATCAACGCAACGGAAACACGAAGGCAGGCCTGCGAGGTGACATCTTCGACGAGCGCCCCGAGGAGATCGGAGAGGCACTCGATGCGGCGCTGAACGCGACCGGGCCGTTGAATCACGAGAGCACACAACTCGCGGGGTACGGCTTCACAGCCCTTCGAGCGGGAGACGCCAACGAGGGAACGGGCCGTGGGGTCTGGACGTACTACGGGCGGAACGCGTTCGGTCCAGACGAGGGCTACGGAACCAGTCACTGCCACCGCGACACGCTCAACCTGGGGCTGTTTGGCCACGGACTAAACCTCTCGCCGGACCTCGGCTATCCGGAAGAGACCGGCGACTGGCCGAAGCGGTGGAACTGGACTGCCAATACGATCAGCCACAACACCGTCGTCGTCAACGAACGACAGCAGGACCGCCAGTGGGTCGCCACACCGAAGCGGTTCGACCACACAGACCGCGTCCAGCTGCTCGATGTCGATGCCGCCAACGTCTACGAAGAGACCGAGCGGTACCGCAGAACGACCGCCCAGATCACCATCGACGAGGAAACCTCGTACGCGGTGGACTTCTTCGCTGTCGCTGGTGGGTCCGACCACCACTTCAGTTTTCACGGTCCCCCGACTCCGACCGACCGCGTGACGTACGACCTGCTTGATGGGGTTTCGGAGTTCATCGCCCGCGAGGGGGCAGGAGCGGTCGAACCATCCCACGACGTGACCTACGACGGTGACGACCGGTCGATACGTATCTTCGACCCCTCGGACGAGTCGCACGACTGTCGCGGACTGTCCGTCGCCGCGGACGCCGACGTGGAGGCGCGGGTGTACGTCAATTCAGAGCTGACGGGGACGGAAGACTACCTGCAACACGTCCAAGCGATCTATCTCGGTCAAGACGACAACCGTCGACACGTCTGTGCCGGAATCGGCAATCACGGGCCTGGTAACAGCCCGCGACTCGGGATTTTCTCGCCCGACACGAACACCTGGGAGGCGTTCACGTCAATCGACGGCTGGGACCAACAGACGTGGTACGAACTCACTGTCTCGACACAGGGGACGACCGTCGACATCTCGCTCGAATCGGCGGCCGATGGCACGACTCACGCACAGGGGACGTACGAGCTAGCGAATGAGACCGACGAGCGGGTCGGTATCTTCGGTGGGTTCGGAACGCGACAGACGGGAAGTCTCTACTTCGATGGGTTTTCTGTCAACGGCACTGCGGTCGACTTCCTTCGGACGGATTTCGATGAGAAGAGCGGTGTGTCGACCGACTGTCTGTATCTCACACCGCAAGACCAGGGGACGTATGCCGGCCGAGACGTGCCGAAGCCCGGCGAGGGGGAGCGCACGGACTACAACGAGACCGTTGGAAACGGCTTCAACTATCTCTACGACGTCAAACGTGACACAGACCCCAGCGGCTTCTTCAGCGTCGAGTGGAACGCGCTGGACTACTGGGACGTTCGGCCACGCGAGGCCGACTCCGTCCGGTTGCGGCTAACGATGCTGACGGCGTGCGACGATGTCGCAATCGCCACCGGTGACCCGCCGCAGCGGTGGAACAACCCGAAGTCGCTGAACTACCTCCTCGCCCATCGACACCCCGAGGACGGCCAGTCCGTCTTTCGGTCCGTCATCGAATCGTACGAAGACGAGCGAGCGGTCGCCGCTGTGACCGGCGCCCCCGTCGAGAGTCGCGACCCCACCGCCCGTGCAGTACAGGTCGAACTGAACAACGGACGGACAGACTACATCCTCTGTGCGACCGCTCGTCCCGATGATGAACCGACCGAGCACACCGTCGACGGCGTCTTCACCTGTGACGGTGCGGTTGCGGTCTACTCCACCGACAGCGATGGGAATCACGAACACGCCTATCTGCTCGATGGGTCGACGTTGACAGCCGACGGCGACCAGTTACTCGACCAGCAGCCCCGTATTGAGGGCGTCGTCGACGACTTCACGAGGTCGCTCTCGCTCGACAACGAACTGCACGTCAGCGTGACGAACGGCCCACTCGACCCCGGCCTCATCGAAAAAGCGGTCGGCTCGTGGGTGTACGCCGACGCGGTCGATGGCCGAAACGGAGCGTACGAAATCGTCGGCGTCGAGAACGTAACGAGCACCAGCGCGACGCTCAAACTCGGCGAGCAGACGACGGTCAAACAGTTCACCGACCCGAGCAACCCGGACGCCGGTTACGACTACATCCTCGAAGAACACGGACGGTTCGTCATCCCGCTGCGCACCACGTGGTCGGGATAG
- a CDS encoding NAD(P)/FAD-dependent oxidoreductase, whose translation MERTGQTDSGDENRQHGRRDDRGNGESPTTDTYDVIIGGSGMSASLTAMILGKHGLDVVMLEAGSHPRFAVGEAMLPQSSMWMWILGEYHGIPEIQYLSDTNDIVDNVTSSCGIKHSIGFAYHEPGQSVATDHSHQLIPPSLPFYSESHLLRSEVDQYLVAAAERYGVEYLDETEITGVDIGQDEVAVTTDRGRIDATFYVDGTGGNSVLADEMGYREDAPELETDSRAIFTHVEGLAPFDELLDEAARPGQSNRLHDGTLHHVFDGGWMWIIPFDNFERSEANKASVGLVLDRTQYPTDESVSAEREARRVIAEFPDIERHVESATPVRPWVRTGRLQRTANQSAGHRHYLTNNTYGFVDPLYAVGLVNTLESVFVSTNLLLDAFEDDEFSATRFAPIDEMHRRQLATNDRVISNAYKSMGDFRLWNAWTQMWLGQVLFHDLYLQRHCFTYLASGQPAEFDSLLEEPTPGDGAPFVPEKAEIHRRMGEILDAYRADDASVDEAAGLLFAELRRADWLPKHVYDWGDERARHVDFSDPELVGKLIQWGKTESPEQLRAELFDFPVPEMA comes from the coding sequence ATGGAACGGACAGGGCAGACCGATTCGGGCGACGAGAATCGACAGCACGGGCGACGAGACGACCGGGGCAACGGAGAATCACCAACGACCGACACCTACGACGTAATTATCGGCGGCTCCGGGATGTCGGCATCGCTCACCGCGATGATTCTGGGGAAACACGGCCTCGACGTGGTGATGCTGGAGGCCGGGTCGCATCCGCGGTTCGCCGTCGGCGAGGCGATGCTCCCGCAGAGTTCGATGTGGATGTGGATTCTCGGGGAGTACCACGGCATCCCGGAGATTCAGTATCTCAGCGACACCAACGACATCGTCGACAACGTCACGTCGTCGTGCGGTATCAAACACTCCATCGGCTTCGCGTACCACGAGCCAGGCCAGTCGGTCGCGACGGACCACAGCCACCAGTTGATCCCGCCGAGCCTGCCGTTCTACAGCGAAAGCCACCTCCTGCGTTCGGAGGTCGACCAGTATCTGGTCGCGGCCGCCGAGCGGTACGGCGTCGAGTACCTCGACGAGACCGAAATCACCGGCGTGGACATCGGGCAAGACGAGGTGGCCGTGACGACCGACCGCGGTCGTATCGACGCGACGTTCTACGTCGATGGCACCGGCGGGAACTCCGTCCTCGCCGACGAGATGGGGTATCGCGAGGACGCGCCGGAGTTGGAGACGGATTCGCGCGCCATCTTCACGCACGTCGAAGGGCTCGCTCCGTTCGACGAGCTACTCGACGAGGCTGCCCGCCCCGGACAGTCTAACCGCCTCCACGACGGGACGCTCCACCACGTGTTCGACGGGGGATGGATGTGGATTATTCCCTTCGACAACTTCGAGCGCTCCGAGGCGAACAAGGCGAGCGTCGGGTTGGTGCTCGACCGGACGCAGTACCCCACAGACGAGTCGGTCAGCGCCGAGCGAGAGGCTCGCCGAGTCATCGCCGAGTTTCCCGACATCGAACGCCATGTCGAGTCGGCGACGCCGGTGCGACCGTGGGTCCGGACCGGGAGACTCCAGCGGACCGCCAATCAGTCCGCGGGGCACCGCCACTACCTGACCAACAACACCTACGGCTTCGTCGACCCGCTCTATGCGGTCGGGCTGGTGAACACCCTCGAATCCGTCTTCGTGTCGACCAACCTGCTGCTGGACGCGTTCGAAGACGACGAGTTCTCGGCGACGCGCTTCGCGCCCATCGACGAGATGCACCGCCGCCAACTCGCGACCAACGACCGGGTCATCAGCAACGCGTACAAATCGATGGGTGACTTCCGGCTCTGGAACGCGTGGACCCAGATGTGGCTGGGGCAGGTCCTGTTTCACGACCTGTATCTCCAGCGGCATTGCTTTACCTACCTCGCGTCGGGACAGCCCGCCGAGTTCGACTCGCTTCTCGAAGAACCGACGCCGGGCGATGGCGCGCCGTTCGTGCCGGAGAAAGCCGAGATACACCGACGAATGGGCGAGATACTGGACGCCTACCGGGCGGACGACGCGAGCGTTGACGAGGCCGCTGGCCTGCTGTTCGCGGAACTGCGACGGGCAGACTGGCTCCCGAAGCACGTCTACGACTGGGGCGACGAGCGGGCGCGACACGTCGACTTCTCCGACCCCGAGCTCGTGGGGAAACTCATTCAGTGGGGAAAGACCGAGTCACCCGAACAGCTTCGCGCGGAACTGTTCGACTTTCCCGTTCCCGAGATGGCCTAA
- a CDS encoding winged helix-turn-helix domain-containing protein, producing MTPHGPDSHQLLDQAPLLDAARDGPLDRSTLQDELDISRATAYRWTSALTDGQLLEQTATGYQTTGAGCAVADAVSRFERSIAAADRLEPLLAQISAPEFTRHVHLFADADLHVATPQNPNAPIEPWLEQFASFDRSRSLVVAGCPPKVTEQGIEHAQNDVDFEAICTPLALEADRNASKNAFDTIASADAPALYTHPGLPFTMGIIDDVVIVGGFDDETALPIASVTTDDPEAREWAVDLYRRYKREADRLDVTQMSTGL from the coding sequence ATGACTCCTCACGGACCGGACTCACACCAGTTGCTGGACCAGGCACCGCTGTTGGATGCGGCCCGTGATGGGCCGCTCGATAGGTCCACGCTCCAGGATGAACTCGACATCTCTCGTGCGACGGCCTATCGGTGGACGTCCGCGCTCACGGACGGGCAGTTGCTCGAACAGACGGCGACGGGCTACCAGACGACGGGCGCGGGCTGTGCCGTGGCCGATGCCGTGTCCCGATTCGAGCGCTCAATCGCTGCGGCCGACCGATTAGAACCCCTGCTCGCTCAGATTTCAGCGCCGGAGTTCACGCGTCACGTCCATCTGTTTGCCGACGCCGATCTCCACGTCGCCACGCCGCAGAACCCGAACGCGCCCATCGAACCGTGGCTCGAACAGTTCGCGTCGTTCGACCGCTCGCGGAGTCTGGTCGTCGCCGGCTGCCCGCCGAAGGTCACAGAACAGGGTATCGAGCACGCCCAAAACGACGTGGACTTCGAGGCCATCTGTACGCCGCTGGCGCTCGAAGCGGACCGAAACGCCTCGAAGAACGCGTTCGACACCATCGCGTCGGCTGACGCGCCCGCGTTGTACACCCACCCCGGACTGCCGTTCACGATGGGCATCATCGACGACGTGGTCATCGTCGGCGGCTTCGACGACGAGACAGCCCTCCCGATTGCCTCCGTCACGACCGATGACCCCGAGGCTCGCGAGTGGGCCGTGGATCTCTATCGGCGCTACAAGCGCGAAGCGGACAGGCTCGACGTGACGCAGATGAGTACCGGGCTGTAG